A window of Lepidochelys kempii isolate rLepKem1 chromosome 1, rLepKem1.hap2, whole genome shotgun sequence contains these coding sequences:
- the LOC140911764 gene encoding olfactory receptor 52M1-like codes for MSDSNATNFTNPSTFIVLGIPGLETAHIWISIPFCAIYAIAILGNFTILFIVKMEQSLHEPMYYFLCMLAVTDLVVSTSTLPKTLSIFWFNSREIDFSACLTQMYFIQCFSVMASGIIVAMAFDRYVAICNALRHSTILTNPVVATIGLAVVLRGCMVVLPTPFLARRWPYCRTNIIPHSYCDGMAVVKLACADTRVSSYYGLSVTFLVMGLDVFFITVSYTQILRAICSLPTKDTRLKTFRTCSSHLCVFLAFSIPALFSILSHRFGQNVPLHFHVLMANIYLLVPPMLNPIIYGLGTKHIRDMLLQLFTCKGT; via the coding sequence atgtcagattcTAATGCAACCaacttcaccaacccctccaccttcatcgtgctgggcattcctggcctggagaCGGCCCAcatctggatctccatccccttctgtgcCATTTATGCCATAGCCATCTTGGGGAACTTCACCATCCTATTTATTGTCAAGATGGAGCAGAGCCTTCATGagcccatgtactatttcctctgcatgctggccgTCACCGACCTGGTTGTGTCCACGTCCACCCTGCCCAAAAcactgagcatcttctggttcaattccagggagatcgatttcagtgcctgcctcacccagatgtacttCATTCAGTGCTTCTCAGTGATGGCATCTGGGATCATCGTGGCCATGGCGTTTgatcgctacgtggccatctgcaatgccctgagacattccaccatCCTGACAAACCCTGTGGTGGCCACGATTGGCCTGGCTGTGGTGTTGCGTGGCTGCATGGTCGTACTGCCAACTCCCTTCCTGGCGAGGCggtggccatattgcagaaccaacatcatCCCCCACTCGTACTGTGACGGCATGGCCGTGGTGAAGCTGGCCTGTGCTGACACCCGTGTCAGTAGTTACTACGGCCTCTCTGTGACATTCTTGGTGATGGGTCTGGATGTGTTTTTTATCACCGTGTCCTATAcccagatcctcagggccatctGCAGCCTCCCCACAAAGGACACCAGGCTCAAGACTTTTaggacctgcagctcccacctctGTGTCTTCTTAGCCTTTAGCATCCCAGCTCTCTTTTCCATCCTCTCACACCGGTTTGGCCAGAATGTGCCCCTGCATTTCCATGTTCTCATGGCCAACATTTACCTCCTGGTGCCCCCCATGTTAAACCCCATCATCTACGGGTTGGGGACCAAACATATTCGGGACATGCTGCTCCAGCTCTTTACTTGTAAAGGGACCTAA